Proteins from one Nomia melanderi isolate GNS246 chromosome 3, iyNomMela1, whole genome shotgun sequence genomic window:
- the Chchd3 gene encoding coiled-coil-helix-coiled-coil-helix domain containing 3 → MGAGQSARRLTINNEDDIDVIKVSNSIVQRLTQKANEANIKSTNELESPNLAQPLGNKNIPSPPPESRSTPVSSGYPTYYYPQMTITALEMQQQKEQELLKQDQYWKKRLENLEKNHVKINQIINEEYKKAVEELYVDRDKKNVNIHNTVQPCLGSIDKVLKCYQEYPKEILKCSNLVEEFSNCVDERRATVIAARC, encoded by the exons ATGGGCGCTGGACAAAGTGCTCGTAGACTTACTATTAATAATGAAGATGATATAGATGTTATTAAAGTATCTAATTCAATTGTACAACGATTGACTCAAAAAGCAAATGAAGCTAATATCAAATCAACGAATGAATTAGAATCGCCTAATTTGGCACAACCCCttggtaataaaaatataccttCACCACCACCTGAAAGTCGAAGTACACCAGTGAGTTCTGGATATCCAACATATTATTATCCACAAATGACAATAACTGCTCTTGAAATGCAGCAACAAAAAGAGCAAGAGCTACTGAAGCAAGATCAATACTGGAAAAAACGATTAGAAAACTTAGAGAAAAATCACgtgaaaattaatcaaattataaatgAGGAATATAAAAAGGCTGTGGAAGAGTTATATGTGGATCGTG ataAAAAGAATGTGAATATTCATAATACTGTACAACCATGTTTGGGAAGTATAGACAAGGTATTGAAGTGTTACCAGGAGTATCCCAAAGAAATTTTGAAGTGTTCTAATTTAGTTGAAGAATTTTCTAATTGCGTAGATGAACGACGTGCAACAGTTATTGCCGCACGTTGTTAA
- the LOC116429382 gene encoding GDP-D-glucose phosphorylase 1 — MSHINNDSTIKEKKELNFDSILKEKWEEAQNKGIFRYVLNIKSSKILSGKYQFLAQLNIDRGCNRRLPENITSMTQLFDKERFNFTKISSEEKIMNLDAENEADIIAVNISPLEYCHCLLLPERWKQLPQVVTKYSLYKALDIFALSHDLYIRMVFNSLCAYASVNHLHWHLYYLNHKMLLEYIDLDDFMGPVQILKNYPANGFCIKRLNVKNIDEFVNWAFLVINYLQNKQIAHNVYITRAKADSGKEYEDLRIYIWARKSSTGIKDTSVFNVASCELFGHLSIKSEEVYKNVSEEYVANFFKDITEEPFSLIFDEVKNLIQRQLTI, encoded by the exons ATGTCTCATATAAATAATGATAGTACtattaaagaaaagaaagaattgaattttgatTCTATCTTGAAAGAAAAATGGGAAGAAGCTCAAAACAAAGGAATATTTcgttatgtattaaatattaaaagttcaAAAATATTAAGTGGAAAGTATCAATTCTTAGCTCAG TTAAACATTGACCGTGGTTGTAATAGAAGGCTTCCTGAAAATATCACTTCAATGACACAGTTGTTTGATAAAGAACGTttcaatttcactaaaatttcttcagaagagaaaataatgaatttagatGCTGAAAATGAAGCAGATATAATTGCAGTTAATATTAGTCCACTGGAGTATTGTCACTGTTTATTGTTACCTGAGAGATGGAAACAGTTACCTCAAGTTGTAACAAAATATAGTCTGTACAAAGCTTTAGATATATTTGCATTAAGTCACGATTT atatatCCGAATGGTATTCAATAGTCTCTGTGCTTATGCATCTGTAAACCACCTTCACTGGCATCTGTATTATCTAAATCATAAGATgttgttagaatatatt gATCTTGATGACTTTATGGGTCCTGTACAAATTTTAAAGAACTACCCTGCAAATGGATTTTGTATAAAACggttaaatgtaaaaaatatagatGAATTTGTCAATTGGGCGTTTTTAGTCATAAACTATTTACAAAACAAGCAGATAGCACATAATGTTTACATTACAAGAGCAAAAGCAGATTCTGGAAAAGAATATGAAGACCTGAGGATTTACATTTGGGCTAGAAAATCCAGCACAGGCATAAAAGACACTAGTGTTTTTAATGTAGCATCTTGTGAATTGTTTGGACATTtatcaataaaat ctGAGGaagtgtataaaaatgtatcagaAGAATATGTAGCAAATTTTTTTAAGGACATAACAGAAGAACCCTTTTCACTCATTTTTGATgaagtaaaaaatttaatacaaaggCAACtgactatatga
- the LOC116429378 gene encoding SET domain-containing protein SmydA-8 isoform X1 gives MESQTVCAICGQFATHKCSACESVYYCCKEHQRKGWKKHAEVCKPYKLAEDQILGRHYVATRNIKVGEIILKDEQPLLAGPMYNSIPVCLGCFTALYKDSAVPCSKCGWPLCPDCKEHGLECDFTCSRRDEKVSITRFPYTHPSYQCINVIKTLSMKHANPEVYKKLLSLESHTDRINEEKSFTFEEAAKITRFIKRFFRADDITEEEITRIVCILQVNGHEVPLTEPPHIAVYELASLIEHNCKANCSKTFTDEGGLIIHAGMPIAKGDHISICYTDALWGTANRRHYLSQTKFFDCICDRCKDPTEFNLMFNALKCNKTNCTGYTLPKTFLTQEQQPYVCGTCKLSMSYDEVEQILERVGVDLSKIKKNDVTACKEFLSRYKNVLHPNHFYNVDIIVALVQLIGQQNGGLATVDENLLIEKIELSKNLDNLLRILVPAENRIRGLILYEMHAALAEFSRRHTEEGTLILLMESKKCLLESYQLLKYEPKVLPEGKLAEQAKQNIQKTNEILKHLNIDS, from the exons AGGGTTGGAAGAAGCATGCCGAAGTCTGCAAACCTTATAAG TTGGCGGAGGATCAAATTTTGGGTCGTCATTATGTAGCCACGAGAAATATCAAGGTAGGAGAAATTATTCTGAAGGATGAGCAACCTTTGCTAGCTGGCCCCATGTACAACTCCATACCCGTGTGTCTTGGGTGCTTCACAGCGCTATATAAAGATAGTGCTGTACCTTGCTCAAAATGCGGATGGCCTCTTTGTCCGGACTGCAAAGAGCATGGATTGGAATGTGATTTCACTTGTTCTCGCAGAGACGAGAAG GTATCCATCACTAGGTTTCCCTACACACATCCGAGTTACCAGTGTATAAATGTCATAAAAACGTTATCCATGAAACACGCCAATCCAGAAGTTTACAAGAAGTTACTATCCCTCGAAAGCCACACTGATCGAATTAACGAGGAGAAAAGTTTCACCTTCGAGGAAGCAGCGAAAATTACACGTTTCATCAAAAGATTCTTCAGAGCAGATGACATAACCGAGGAAGAAATTACACGAATTGTCTGTATCTTGCAG GTTAATGGACACGAAGTTCCTCTCACCGAACCGCCGCACATTGCAGTTTACGAATTAGCATCGTTAATCGAACATAACTGTAAAGCGAATTGTTCGAAGACCTTCACCGATGAAGGTGGGCTAATTATTCACGCAGGAATGCCTATTGCTAAGG GAGACCATATTTCCATCTGTTACACAGATGCACTATGGGGCACTGCGAATAGGAGACACTATCTCTcgcaaacaaaattcttcgattGCATTTGCGATCGATGCAAAGACCCTACAGAATTTAACCTTATGTTTAACGCTCTGAAATGCAATAAAAC GAATTGCACAGGGTATACATTGCCAAAGACTTTCCTCACACAAGAACAGCAACCGTACGTATGTGGAACGTGCAAATTATCGATGAGCTACGACGAAGTGGAACAAATTCTAGAAAGGGTCGGCGTCGACCTGTCGAAAATCAAAAAGAACGACGTCACCGCGTGTAAAGAATTTTTGAGTCGTTACAAGAACGTTCTGCATCCGAATCATTTTTATAACGTCGACATCATTGTCGCTTTGGTTCAGTTAATCGGTCAACAAAATGGAGGACTGGCGACGGTCGACGAGAATCTCCTGATCGAGAAAATAGAACTGTCCAAGAACCTCgataatttacttcgaattcTCGTGCCCG CTGAAAATCGAATTCGGGGATTAATTCTTTATGAAATGCACGCAGCTCTTGCAGAATTTAGTAGGAGGCACACGGAAGAAGGCACCTTGATATTGTTGATG GAATCAAAGAAGTGTTTGCTTGAGTCTtatcaattattgaaatatgaacCGAAGGTTCTTCCGGAAGGAAAATTGGCGGAGCAAGCTAAGCAGAATATACAAAagacaaatgaaattttaaagcaCCTCAATATCGACTCCTGA
- the LOC116429378 gene encoding SET domain-containing protein SmydA-8 isoform X2: protein MESQTVCAICGQFATHKCSACESVYYCCKEHQRKGWKKHAEVCKPYKLAEDQILGRHYVATRNIKVGEIILKDEQPLLAGPMYNSIPVCLGCFTALYKDSAVPCSKCGWPLCPDCKEHGLECDFTCSRRDEKVSITRFPYTHPSYQCINVIKTLSMKHANPEVYKKLLSLESHTDRINEEKSFTFEEAAKITRFIKRFFRADDITEEEITRIVCILQVNGHEVPLTEPPHIAVYELASLIEHNCKANCSKTFTDEGGLIIHAGMPIAKGDHISICYTDALWGTANRRHYLSQTKFFDCICDRCKDPTEFNLMFNALKCNKTNCTGYTLPKTFLTQEQQPYVCGTCKLSMSYDEVEQILERVGVDLSKIKKNDVTACKEFLSRYKNVLHPNHFYNVDIIVALVQLIGQQNGGLATVDENLLIEKIELSKNLDNLLRILVPALAEFSRRHTEEGTLILLMESKKCLLESYQLLKYEPKVLPEGKLAEQAKQNIQKTNEILKHLNIDS, encoded by the exons AGGGTTGGAAGAAGCATGCCGAAGTCTGCAAACCTTATAAG TTGGCGGAGGATCAAATTTTGGGTCGTCATTATGTAGCCACGAGAAATATCAAGGTAGGAGAAATTATTCTGAAGGATGAGCAACCTTTGCTAGCTGGCCCCATGTACAACTCCATACCCGTGTGTCTTGGGTGCTTCACAGCGCTATATAAAGATAGTGCTGTACCTTGCTCAAAATGCGGATGGCCTCTTTGTCCGGACTGCAAAGAGCATGGATTGGAATGTGATTTCACTTGTTCTCGCAGAGACGAGAAG GTATCCATCACTAGGTTTCCCTACACACATCCGAGTTACCAGTGTATAAATGTCATAAAAACGTTATCCATGAAACACGCCAATCCAGAAGTTTACAAGAAGTTACTATCCCTCGAAAGCCACACTGATCGAATTAACGAGGAGAAAAGTTTCACCTTCGAGGAAGCAGCGAAAATTACACGTTTCATCAAAAGATTCTTCAGAGCAGATGACATAACCGAGGAAGAAATTACACGAATTGTCTGTATCTTGCAG GTTAATGGACACGAAGTTCCTCTCACCGAACCGCCGCACATTGCAGTTTACGAATTAGCATCGTTAATCGAACATAACTGTAAAGCGAATTGTTCGAAGACCTTCACCGATGAAGGTGGGCTAATTATTCACGCAGGAATGCCTATTGCTAAGG GAGACCATATTTCCATCTGTTACACAGATGCACTATGGGGCACTGCGAATAGGAGACACTATCTCTcgcaaacaaaattcttcgattGCATTTGCGATCGATGCAAAGACCCTACAGAATTTAACCTTATGTTTAACGCTCTGAAATGCAATAAAAC GAATTGCACAGGGTATACATTGCCAAAGACTTTCCTCACACAAGAACAGCAACCGTACGTATGTGGAACGTGCAAATTATCGATGAGCTACGACGAAGTGGAACAAATTCTAGAAAGGGTCGGCGTCGACCTGTCGAAAATCAAAAAGAACGACGTCACCGCGTGTAAAGAATTTTTGAGTCGTTACAAGAACGTTCTGCATCCGAATCATTTTTATAACGTCGACATCATTGTCGCTTTGGTTCAGTTAATCGGTCAACAAAATGGAGGACTGGCGACGGTCGACGAGAATCTCCTGATCGAGAAAATAGAACTGTCCAAGAACCTCgataatttacttcgaattcTCGTGCCCG CTCTTGCAGAATTTAGTAGGAGGCACACGGAAGAAGGCACCTTGATATTGTTGATG GAATCAAAGAAGTGTTTGCTTGAGTCTtatcaattattgaaatatgaacCGAAGGTTCTTCCGGAAGGAAAATTGGCGGAGCAAGCTAAGCAGAATATACAAAagacaaatgaaattttaaagcaCCTCAATATCGACTCCTGA
- the LOC116429378 gene encoding SET domain-containing protein SmydA-8 isoform X3, with product MESQTVCAICGQFATHKCSACESVYYCCKEHQRKGWKKHAEVCKPYKLAEDQILGRHYVATRNIKVGEIILKDEQPLLAGPMYNSIPVCLGCFTALYKDSAVPCSKCGWPLCPDCKEHGLECDFTCSRRDEKVSITRFPYTHPSYQCINVIKTLSMKHANPEVYKKLLSLESHTDRINEEKSFTFEEAAKITRFIKRFFRADDITEEEITRIVCILQVNGHEVPLTEPPHIAVYELASLIEHNCKANCSKTFTDEGGLIIHAGMPIAKGDHISICYTDALWGTANRRHYLSQTKFFDCICDRCKDPTEFNLMFNALKCNKTNCTGYTLPKTFLTQEQQPYVCGTCKLSMSYDEVEQILERVGVDLSKIKKNDVTACKEFLSRYKNVLHPNHFYNVDIIVALVQLIGQQNGGLATVDENLLIEKIELSKNLDNLLRILVPGRIFEIFKAVLITR from the exons AGGGTTGGAAGAAGCATGCCGAAGTCTGCAAACCTTATAAG TTGGCGGAGGATCAAATTTTGGGTCGTCATTATGTAGCCACGAGAAATATCAAGGTAGGAGAAATTATTCTGAAGGATGAGCAACCTTTGCTAGCTGGCCCCATGTACAACTCCATACCCGTGTGTCTTGGGTGCTTCACAGCGCTATATAAAGATAGTGCTGTACCTTGCTCAAAATGCGGATGGCCTCTTTGTCCGGACTGCAAAGAGCATGGATTGGAATGTGATTTCACTTGTTCTCGCAGAGACGAGAAG GTATCCATCACTAGGTTTCCCTACACACATCCGAGTTACCAGTGTATAAATGTCATAAAAACGTTATCCATGAAACACGCCAATCCAGAAGTTTACAAGAAGTTACTATCCCTCGAAAGCCACACTGATCGAATTAACGAGGAGAAAAGTTTCACCTTCGAGGAAGCAGCGAAAATTACACGTTTCATCAAAAGATTCTTCAGAGCAGATGACATAACCGAGGAAGAAATTACACGAATTGTCTGTATCTTGCAG GTTAATGGACACGAAGTTCCTCTCACCGAACCGCCGCACATTGCAGTTTACGAATTAGCATCGTTAATCGAACATAACTGTAAAGCGAATTGTTCGAAGACCTTCACCGATGAAGGTGGGCTAATTATTCACGCAGGAATGCCTATTGCTAAGG GAGACCATATTTCCATCTGTTACACAGATGCACTATGGGGCACTGCGAATAGGAGACACTATCTCTcgcaaacaaaattcttcgattGCATTTGCGATCGATGCAAAGACCCTACAGAATTTAACCTTATGTTTAACGCTCTGAAATGCAATAAAAC GAATTGCACAGGGTATACATTGCCAAAGACTTTCCTCACACAAGAACAGCAACCGTACGTATGTGGAACGTGCAAATTATCGATGAGCTACGACGAAGTGGAACAAATTCTAGAAAGGGTCGGCGTCGACCTGTCGAAAATCAAAAAGAACGACGTCACCGCGTGTAAAGAATTTTTGAGTCGTTACAAGAACGTTCTGCATCCGAATCATTTTTATAACGTCGACATCATTGTCGCTTTGGTTCAGTTAATCGGTCAACAAAATGGAGGACTGGCGACGGTCGACGAGAATCTCCTGATCGAGAAAATAGAACTGTCCAAGAACCTCgataatttacttcgaattcTCGTGCCCG GTAGAATATTCGAGATTTTCAAAGCAGTATTAATAACAAGATAA
- the LOC116429378 gene encoding SET domain-containing protein SmydA-8 isoform X4, whose amino-acid sequence MESQTVCAICGQFATHKCSACESVYYCCKEHQRKGWKKHAEVCKPYKLAEDQILGRHYVATRNIKVGEIILKDEQPLLAGPMYNSIPVCLGCFTALYKDSAVPCSKCGWPLCPDCKEHGLECDFTCSRRDEKVSITRFPYTHPSYQCINVIKTLSMKHANPEVYKKLLSLESHTDRINEEKSFTFEEAAKITRFIKRFFRADDITEEEITRIVCILQVNGHEVPLTEPPHIAVYELASLIEHNCKANCSKTFTDEGGLIIHAGMPIAKGDHISICYTDALWGTANRRHYLSQTKFFDCICDRCKDPTEFNLMFNALKCNKTNCTGYTLPKTFLTQEQQPYVCGTCKLSMSYDEVEQILERVGVDLSKIKKNDVTACKEFLSRYKNVLHPNHFYNVDIIVALVQLIGQQNGGLATVDENLLIEKIELSKNLDNLLRILVPVSRTDS is encoded by the exons AGGGTTGGAAGAAGCATGCCGAAGTCTGCAAACCTTATAAG TTGGCGGAGGATCAAATTTTGGGTCGTCATTATGTAGCCACGAGAAATATCAAGGTAGGAGAAATTATTCTGAAGGATGAGCAACCTTTGCTAGCTGGCCCCATGTACAACTCCATACCCGTGTGTCTTGGGTGCTTCACAGCGCTATATAAAGATAGTGCTGTACCTTGCTCAAAATGCGGATGGCCTCTTTGTCCGGACTGCAAAGAGCATGGATTGGAATGTGATTTCACTTGTTCTCGCAGAGACGAGAAG GTATCCATCACTAGGTTTCCCTACACACATCCGAGTTACCAGTGTATAAATGTCATAAAAACGTTATCCATGAAACACGCCAATCCAGAAGTTTACAAGAAGTTACTATCCCTCGAAAGCCACACTGATCGAATTAACGAGGAGAAAAGTTTCACCTTCGAGGAAGCAGCGAAAATTACACGTTTCATCAAAAGATTCTTCAGAGCAGATGACATAACCGAGGAAGAAATTACACGAATTGTCTGTATCTTGCAG GTTAATGGACACGAAGTTCCTCTCACCGAACCGCCGCACATTGCAGTTTACGAATTAGCATCGTTAATCGAACATAACTGTAAAGCGAATTGTTCGAAGACCTTCACCGATGAAGGTGGGCTAATTATTCACGCAGGAATGCCTATTGCTAAGG GAGACCATATTTCCATCTGTTACACAGATGCACTATGGGGCACTGCGAATAGGAGACACTATCTCTcgcaaacaaaattcttcgattGCATTTGCGATCGATGCAAAGACCCTACAGAATTTAACCTTATGTTTAACGCTCTGAAATGCAATAAAAC GAATTGCACAGGGTATACATTGCCAAAGACTTTCCTCACACAAGAACAGCAACCGTACGTATGTGGAACGTGCAAATTATCGATGAGCTACGACGAAGTGGAACAAATTCTAGAAAGGGTCGGCGTCGACCTGTCGAAAATCAAAAAGAACGACGTCACCGCGTGTAAAGAATTTTTGAGTCGTTACAAGAACGTTCTGCATCCGAATCATTTTTATAACGTCGACATCATTGTCGCTTTGGTTCAGTTAATCGGTCAACAAAATGGAGGACTGGCGACGGTCGACGAGAATCTCCTGATCGAGAAAATAGAACTGTCCAAGAACCTCgataatttacttcgaattcTCGTGCCCG TGTCACGAACCGATTCGTAA